Genomic segment of Sarcophilus harrisii chromosome 4, mSarHar1.11, whole genome shotgun sequence:
cacagcttgtaactgtctgaggccacatttgaatacaggtcctcAACTCCAATTCTGGTGCTCCATTCATTGCATTACCTAGTTGACcccaaaatatgtttttttaaatgagctaaGATTAAGATAAATGACCCTGACCAAGTCTTTTAGCTCTATAaacctatttcttctttttaaattcaaatgagataacttctAGCTGAAACAAGTCCAGGAGAGCCAATATcaatattagctaacatttatataacttattaagtgccaggcattggctaagtgctttaaaaatgttatttcatttgattctcacaactacccTGGGAGGTAGGCACCATAgatcttatttttcagatgaggaaactgaggcaaacagaagttacctgacttgctcaggattgcatagctagtaagtgtctgaggctgtatttaaaATTAGGTCTTCTGGCTTCAGATCTGTTACCCTATCTATGTTCTCTTATTTGTGTGGTAGATCAGAAAATTCCTAGGTGGTCTGCTATATTAACTAGGAGAGAGAAAACAGGTAGGGTAGGAAATTTAGAATCCGTGTTGGTATCATTGCATTTGGTGACAATTAACACTGAAAGAATGTTAATTCTACCTAAACTAGACCAAATTTCCATCATACACAAGGTCTGTTAAGTTACAAGAAAACTCAGAAACTTTCAATTCAAAATGTGTTGAGCTGTTCTAGTTcaaccataaagaaaaaaaaagaattcatttcacCCATtaggaaagaggaaacaaaaatacaaagctGAAAGCCTGGCACTACACATTTGCTATTCAGACTTGCACATGGCTATAATAACAGAGTAGCTGCATAATGGTGTTAGATTACACCACAACTGCTTGgctgtttttaaattttaccaGTGGTAAAGTCCATAgcctctaaaaacaaaacaaaccctgcCATAATTACTCATCCTAATGATAGAAATTCCCTAGTGTCTTTAATGCAAGGGAATCTATTAGGAAGAAAATAAGTCactctagaaagaaagaagaaaatgcgCTAGGTCCTACCACACTGAGACAAATACTTAAGTTGTTTCCAGGGAACTCAGTTATGGAGGACAGCCCCCCTTTCTCCATAAAGACAGATTGGTTAGATAGAAAAGAGGATAAAACGAAGTAACATTTGGCTCATCTAGACATTACATTTCTGAATTGTCTAATCTTTCCCAAGAAAGTTTGGCATAGAGGAGTAGTTTCTTTAAATGTTCTAAATATTAACACAGGGATTTCCCTGTGGTTAGGGGACAATTTTTGGGATTCTGCCTGGAGAACTCAGAACTCAAAAGCTTTTTGTTTGCATGTCATCTTTAGGGCTATAATGATGGCTTCTCAGAGTTCTACCAGCTGCCTAAATCTAGATAGAAGTGGTGATGATTAGTAGAGCCTAAGAATTTCTCAATCACCTCTGGCCACATAGAAGCAGCAAAGAGGTGGGTGTGCAGGGAGAAAAGTGACATGTGGAGCCAATGGCCTGAGGGTTCAAATCacagttgtgtgaccttgggcaagtcaactttgtgcaactctgcctcactcaaatccaattcatgcagTAATCAAGATAGCCTTAAACCTCTTCAAGTCACTTActtttgagcctcaatttccttatctgtaaaaggaggaaacTGGGCTCCATGATCAATAGTactttaagaaaggaaaatgctGGCTTGTCAAAATTGTTCAGGAAGACTGTACAGTCTTGCCAAAATGTTCCTCCAGTGAAAGTACTCTCTTGCAAAGGCTTTTTCTATCTTACTCATAGATAGATTCTCATAGAGAAAAAGCTGAAGACTCAGCAACTGCATAAACCAAAATGGAAAGATAGAAATTTATTCCTCAATGACCTTGGTAAAGTGAActcttctcatcaatacaattggagatttaaaaaaaatgagtagctAAGATTATATCCTGCCCAAATTAGGTATATTAGGAGTTATCAATGAAGTGAAttcttctcatcaatacaattggagattttaaaaaaataagtagctAAGATTATATTCCTGCCCAAATTAGGTAAATTAGGAGTTATTAttctaaaatctctttttaacaaatgagaaaaatactcACCAATGGAAGATTCTTTCCAGGTATATTGGGAAAGTCATGATGTTCATTATGATAACCTACATTGAAAGTTATTAAATTAAGAGGTCCATAATAAGAAAAAGTTTCATGtccttttaaaaacatgtaatGTTCAGCTATGAAATGTCCAGAAATTGGGTGTAAACCTAGGCCAAGTACTGATCCTGCAAATACATACACAAGAGATTTGATTccaaaaaaatagtaaataaaaacgTCAAAACTCAGCTGAATTGTCAGATTGATAATTTCCAAGTAGGTAATTGGCTTGGGGTTGATACACATTGGTCGAAAAGCATAAATGAGTGGCTGAAGAATAACCCATATAAACTTTCTGAAACGGGTACAGAAAAACCAGCCCTCAAAATTGGTGGGAATATCCACATCGATACCTTCTCCTCCTAGGTAGCGATGATGATCCATGTGGTACCTCTTGAAGGAAACAGAATATGGAATGCCAAAAGGAAGATTTGCAAATATTCCAAAATACCGGTTCCAAAGAGCTTTGCCATTGCCAAATGCAAGATTGTGAGAGATTTCATGAATAGCCAAAGTCATTGAATGACTAATGCAGCTGCCAAAGGCGTAAGACCAGAACAAAACCCATTTCCAGTCCAAGTCTTTTACTAAGTAAAATGCAACCAACTGTGCAATAACCATCAAAATCACAATCCATATCAAGTTGTAATCTGGTTTCATCAAAGATTTTATTTCTGGATACTTGGctgtgaagagaagaaaaaaataggaataagaaaataaatactaaaacaCAGTTAAGCAAACTAAATGAGCTTAGTTCTAAACTAAATGAACTTTTACACCTGAATtttcatattacatataattctGACTTTTGTCAGAAACAAACTTTAGCCTCAATGTAGTATACACAGCCCAGCCTGGTGTCAGGAAATCTCTGTTCTATAATACTAATcacagagataaataaaataatgcttgatatttacatagtgctttattATACTTCAACACTCTGGATTTTGATCCTGATAGAATTTACATAGTGTTTAAGGTTTGCCATATGCCTAcaaatatcatttgatcttcacaacactgggagataagtgctattataatctccattttaccaGACAGCAAACTGAAGAAGGCAGGGTAAGtaacctgcccagagtcacacagatctCAAATATCTGCCTTTTATAAGCATAGTTGTAATGagttacagaggaggaaactggggtAGTGGCTGttggagatgggatttgaacctaggtttctctgattcagtgttcttttcactacatGGAATTCACTATTAAATGGTGGTACAATTTAAAGCAAATCAAATTTTCTCAATCTTAgcttccttacctataaaatgaatggaatcggaatagttgttttttatttttaaaaataactacaactctaaaattctgattttaaaattgtgattatttattatttcaagatGACACTCTAATTTGATCTGATTCTTATCTTCTGTATTTAACATATCAGTAgtgaattttgaaatgaaaatagttaaaataaaattaaaaaatcttgtatttcaagATAGGTATACTACTACTAAAAGGCAACTTCTGTAGATGAGAAGAGAATTGCAAAATCTATGACAAACTCTGTACTACTACTCAAATTTCACTTTCCAGTCCCACACCATGGACCCCATCATCCCTAATTGTTATCTCCTCTGATTCTACTCATGTATGATCCACACTTTTCCCAAGTCACCAAAATGTACAAAAGAGAGTACATCTAATCACTAACAGAAAAACATCCACATTCATCTGGATCTAGCTGTATGATGGGACATGGAGCCAGAGTAAGTTCAACACCTGTAACATTCTACCTATTACCCAGGACAAGTTCTTTCAACTTGGGAGTGAAGGGATGGCTTTaatgacctccaaggtcccttctaaattctaaattatgatcttatttttttctatgtacaGAAGCATACTTCTACACAAAGAAAACTGCTTCAAGGTTGAAACCAGTGGATGTCCTGGTCATCTTGGGATGTCAATAGGGTTTTCTCAAGAGATTGGACCTTTTTGACAAaacaagtttttttaaaagtgttctaGATAATCCAGACGGAAAAACTAGCTTCTCTCCAcacccccactccccacccccgaACAGGGAAGGTGATTGTAGTggaacattaaaaatattatttggataTAATGGAGAGGTAAAGACTAGAGGCCAGGAAATCAAAAGGCAAATAACACAATAGTCAAAAAGATAATAgattactagatctgtatcccaaaaagatcataaaaaagggaaaagtatccacatgtgcaaaaatgtttgtagcagccctttttgcagtgtcaaggaaatggaaactgagtggatgcccatcagttggagaatggctgaataagttatggtacatgaatgttatggaatattattgttctataaaaacgatcaggaggatgatttcaaagaggccttatagagacttacatgaactgatgctaagtgaagtgaatagaaccaaaagaacattatatacagcaacaacaagattatgtggtgatcaactctgatggacttggttcttttcaacagtgcaGTGAATGACaccaattccaatggatttgtgatcaAGAGAGCCATCtctatccagaaagaagactgtgaggaatgaatgtggatcacaatatagtatttgcaccttttttgttgttgctgttgtttgcttgcttttttttttctttctcattttcccctttttaatttgatttttcttgtgcaacatgataaatgggaaatatgtatagaagaattgcacatgtttaacatgtattggatgctgtttagaggagagggtggggaaagggagtaagaaaaacttggaaaatagttttgcaaggataaatgttgaaaactatctttgcgtgtattttgaaaataaaaagccatttgtTTAATCATAGATTTAGTGTTCAAAGGTCTACCTTAGAAAATATCCAGTTTAACACCATAATTtgaagttgaagaaactgagatttggagGGAAGCTTAAAGTTATACAGAAAACACCTGGAAGAACTCGGGCAAGAAGTGATGAGACTTGACCCAGGGTGGTTTTGGTAGGAGTAGAGAGGGAATCTTGAACCTTTAGAGAGATTTAACTGAGGGGAACACTTGGCAACTGCTTAATGGTAATGCAGttaaggggagggaagagatgaCTCTTTAACCATAATccccaaaagagaaaacaagaatggCAGATGATGGGAAGGAAAGGAGTATGAAGAGttctgttttatacatattaagtgacaaagaaaacaacaatttAGATTTTGCAGCTTTATTGTATTATCTTATTTTGATTGTTCACTTTTGCTAACATtaaatttatacaattaaaaattatattatgtctTATCTTTTTAGCTACACATTTCAGATTCTTTGAAGGTAAAAACCATGCCTTATTCATCTTAATTTGACAAACACATGTCTTTGCACGTGTTCTCTAAGTGTTATAACTATTAAACAGGTAGCTAATTCCTACTATTTGGAAAATCCTTTTTGTAAAAAAGATGTCAATTCTTAATCATATATGTCCATAATTACAAAGCTTTTGATGACTATCTCTTCTATAACAGCATCTAAATAGATACTTAACCTACTACATTTATTTACTTGAacaaggtgatataaaaacaaaagatatcattaaaatgttttaaaaaccatGCAGAATACATTCTAAATGAAGGTTTAACATCTCCAAACTGTATTTAATGAAGAATAAACTTCAACCTCAACACTTATAACCCTAAGTAGGATTCTTAGTGAATCTAAGACACTTAAGGTTGGATATGCTATATGCCCTTCCATAAAGACTGAATGGaaatagcatgacaaatataaaaatacattaaaaataattgtacacgtataacctatattgtattgcttgctgtcttggggaggaaaaggaaaggaaaggaagaagaaaaagaagttggaactaaaaatcttacaaaaatgaaacatagaAGCCTATCTGttcatataattggaaaaataaattactattaaaattttgtttttaattgaaggGAAAGgccaagggagaaaaaaaaaaactattgtcagaaacaaaaattgtccatttcaATTTCTCAtccattaattattttaatacatttaacttaaaaaaaaaaaaaaaaaaaaccatggacAAAAAATGCTCTCTACATCATAATGGCTACCCTAGCCAAACAACACAtacagagcaatttggaattggaaggaaCTGCAGAGGCCACTGTGTCCAGCCCCACCATTTTTATAGAGCATGAAACTGAGgagcagagaaatgaaatgattttcccaagatgGCATCACAAGAGAGTggcaaagctggaatttgaatagaggTCCTTTAATGACTCCAAACACAGCTAATGTCCCAATTAAGTCATGCTGCGTTTTATTCTACTCTTGAGAATCAAGTAAGACATAGCGAAGAGCACTCTTAATCATAGAGAAACTGGCTTTTATGCAattatctagcacatagtaagtgctaaataaatacttgatgacttATTTAATCCTTCCTTGCCTAGGAAGCCTCTTCCTACccccttaattccagtgctttccctcttttatttatttattt
This window contains:
- the DEGS1 gene encoding sphingolipid delta(4)-desaturase DES1, which encodes MGARVSRQDFEWVYTDQPHTDRRKEILAKYPEIKSLMKPDYNLIWIVILMVIAQLVAFYLVKDLDWKWVLFWSYAFGSCISHSMTLAIHEISHNLAFGNGKALWNRYFGIFANLPFGIPYSVSFKRYHMDHHRYLGGEGIDVDIPTNFEGWFFCTRFRKFIWVILQPLIYAFRPMCINPKPITYLEIINLTIQLSFDVFIYYFFGIKSLVYVFAGSVLGLGLHPISGHFIAEHYMFLKGHETFSYYGPLNLITFNVGYHNEHHDFPNIPGKNLPLVKKIAAEYYDNLPQYNSWIRVLYDFVMDDSISPYSRVKRHLKGEVKQD